One window of the Colletotrichum destructivum chromosome 6, complete sequence genome contains the following:
- a CDS encoding Putative Sirtuin family, DHS-like NAD/FAD-binding domain superfamily → MADSAPKVAEKEHREPQDVVNGKAQELVDQIKRSKHFIAFTGAGISTSAGIPDFRGPEGAWTLRAQGRQRTGKTTSTLQAIPTKTHMALVELQNRGILKYLISQNCDGLHRKSGILPDKISELHGNSNREYCKDCGKEYLRDFRAVASYEKTVRDHRTGRKCAICGGTLLDTIINFGEYLFAEPLQRARDNAKKADLCLALGSSLTVPPACTIPESVGEKKRSRANPEGGRLVICNLQSTPLDHLSTGLRVWATTDDLMERVMEKLGLEIPEFVLRRRLIVELEAVRDERFQVEVRGVDVDGTPATFLQSVRMEGSRRWARAEPFVIGFRLESGDEMDVKLELEFMGHYGEPNLEIIQEYAGEGRLEVMYLLEYSPSSGEWKVSKLDSELPVEGGGGTERDEEREDSLMISAEEAGVPSHVVPSSAASEIIDLTSSP, encoded by the exons ATGGCCGACTCAGCCCCCAAAGTAGCCGAGAAAGAGCATCGCGAGCCTCAGGACGTGGTGAACGGCAAGGCCCAGGAGCTCGTGGACCAGATCAAGAGGAGCAAGCACTTCATCGCCTTCACCGGCGCAGGCATCTCCACGTCCGCCG GAATCCCCGACTTCCGTGGCCCAGAGGGTGCCTGGACGTTGCGGGCCCAAGGACGACAGAGGACGGGTAAAACGACTAGCACGCTACAGGCCATCCCGACCAAGACTCACATGGCGCTCGTCGAGTTGCAGAACAGGGGCATCTTGAAGTATCTCATTAGCCAGAACTGCGACGGCTTGCACAGGAAGAGCGGCATACTCCCG GACAAGATCTCGGAGCTCCAtggcaacagcaacaggGAGTACTGTAAAGATTGCGGCAAGGAGTACCTCCGCG ACTTCCGTGCGGTGGCAAGCTACGAAAAGACGGTCCGCGATCACCGCACCGGCCGCAAGTGCGCCATCTGCGGCGGTACCCTCCTCGATACGATCATCAACTTTGGCGAGTACCTGTTCGCCGAGCCGCTCCAGCGCGCGCGCGACAACGCTAAGAAGGCCGACCTctgcctcgccctcggctcATCCCTCACCGTGCCGCCCGCGTGCACGATCCCGGAGAGCGTaggagagaagaagcgcagCCGCGCGAACCCGGAGGGCGGGCGGCTCGTCATCTGCAACCTGCAGAGCACGCCGCTGGACCACCTCTCCACGGGGCTGAGGGTGTGGGCCACGACGGACGACCTGATGGAAAGGGTGATGGAGAAGCTGGGGCTGGAGATCCCCGAGTTCGTGCTGAGGCGCAGGCtcatcgtcgagctcgaggccgtcaggGACGAGAGGTTCCAGGTCGAGGTCAggggcgtcgacgtcgacggcacgccggcgacgttCCTGCAATCCGTCAGGATGGAGGGGAGCAGGCGGTGGGCGCGGGCGGAGCCGTTTGTGATTGGGTTCCGGCTGGAGTCGGGGGACGAGATGGACGTGAAGCTCGAGCTGGAGTTCATGGGCCACTACGGCGAGCCGAACTTGGAGATCATTCAAGAGTACGCTGGCGAGGGTAGGTTGGAGGTCATGTACCTGCTTGAGTACAGTCCTTCGAGCGGGGAATGGAAGGTGAGCAAGTTAGACAGCGAACTTCCcgtcgaaggcggcggaggaacTGAGCGGGatgaggagagggaggactCGTTGATGATCTCGGCCGAAGAGGCTGGAGTGCCGAGCCATGTTGTACCTtcgtccgccgccagcgAAATCATCGACCTGACGTCTTCTCCGTGA
- a CDS encoding Putative O-methyltransferase domain, S-adenosyl-L-methionine-dependent methyltransferase superfamily: MAIAKSTPRIVELATQISKSVADLQAVLDAKGVPSPSFDENAPPKLPKEANDAQDAVLDATTELHDLLLEPVTLVLKNSANNSMGSLGFMCRFDIPNMVPLGGKLSYAEIAKKTGFAEFVVARFMRDCVCMRIFRESEPGVIEHTKTSKALRAPWFLAWLRAGAEEGWATMLGVVDALQKWPNASESDQTSFNIMHNTTGSYFENVANDPEKAARFGAGMATQWEFPGYQLEYLLDGYDWAALGPVKVIDVGGFKGRISIALADRFPNLNMLVQDMGMNEKEAHAAVPDELKDRVNFMAHDVFGTQTESADVYFIRQVLHDWPDKYGIKLLRSQIPKLKKGAKILLNESLLPETPGSSLPLWKERDLRTMDIGLLATMNGRERTLKEWKSIIAEADPRFVLQNVVQPKDSMLAVMEIVWNP; the protein is encoded by the exons ATGGCTATCGCAAAGTCTACACCCCGTATCGTGGAACTGGCCACCCAAATCAGCAAGTCGGTGGCAGATCTACAAGctgtcctcgacgccaaAGGTGTTCCATCACCGTCTTTCGATGAGAATGCTCCGCCAAAGTTGCCTAAGGAGGCCAACGATGCCCAGGACGCCGTGCTGGACGCGACGACAGAGTTACACGATCTCCTCTTGGAGCCAGTCACCTTGGTCCTCAAGAACTCGGCA AATAACAGCATGGGAAGTCTTGGATTCATGTGCCGCTTTGATATCCCAAACATGGTGCCCCTTGGAGGGAAACTTTCGTACGCGGAGATCGCGAAGAAAACCGGCTTCGCCGAGTTCGTCGTCGCGCGCTTCATGCGCGATTGTGTATGCATGCGCATCTTCCGCGAATCGGAGCCCGGGGTGATTGAGCACACCAAGACTTCCAAAGCTCTCCGAGCCCCTTGGTTCCTGGCATGGCTAAGGGCGGGTGCAGAGGAGGGATGGGCTACTATGCTAGGA GTCGTGGACGCCTTGCAGAAATGGCCGAACGCTTCAGAGTCAGATCAAACG TCATTCAACATCATGCACAACACTACGGGCTCCTACTTTGAGAACGTCGCCAATGACCCCGAGAAGGCAGCCCGATTCGGGGCCGGAATGGCGACCCAATGGGAGTTCCCTGGCTACCAGCTCGAGTATCTGCTGGACGGCTATGACTGGGCTGCCCTCGGACCGGTAAAGGTTATTGATGTCGGCGGCTTCAAGGGACGTATCTCCATCGCACTCGCAGATCGTTTCCCCAATCTCAATATGCTCGTGCAGGATATGGGCATgaacgagaaggaggcaCATGCCGCGGTGCCTGATGAGCTCAAGGATAGGGTCAACTTCATGGCCCATGATGTCTTTGGGACGCAGACCGAGAGCGCGGATGTTTACTTTATTCGCCAGGTTCTCCACGATTGGCCGGACAAATACGGTATCAAGCTCTTGAGATCTCAGATTCCTAAGCTCAAGAAGGGCGCCAAGATACTTCTGAATGAGTCACTGCTTCCAGAGACGCCCGGAAGCTCGCTCCCTCTTTGGAAAGAAAGGGACTTGAG GACTATGGACATAGGGTTGCTAGCTACTATGAACGGTCGTGAGAGGACTCTGAAGGAGTGGAAGTCTATCATCGCTGAGGCTGATCCAAGGTTTGTGCTGCAAAATGTCGTACAGCCAAAAGATTCTATGCTGGCGGTGATGGAGATCGTCTGGAACCCTTAA